The sequence GCGGGCGGCCTTAATACTGGGTGCAGGGGTCACCCCTGCCAGCCGAAGAAATCCTTGGCCGCGACGAACTTGGCGACGCCCGCCGCCTTGGCCGCCAGCCTATCGACCTCCTGATCGCCCACCATCGTTGACGATGCCAAATCCACGCCGTACAGGTCGGCCAGCTCCGTGATCATTCCACCCTTGGGCTTGCGGCATTCGCATTTGTCGTCGTCGGTATGCGGACAGATTTGCCACGCGGTCAGGATGTCGCCGAGCTGATGGTCGAGCTTCGCGAGCGCGGCCTCCATTTTTCCCGCCGTGAGCCGGCCGCGCCTGATCCCCGCCTGGTTGGTCACGACAAACATCAGATGGTCGTGCATCGGGCGAAGCTTTTCAGCCACGCCGGGAAGCAGTTCGACTACCACGTCGCCGTTTGCGTCGAGCGGAATCTCGCGCGCGTCGTTGAGCTTGACCAGCGTGCCGCCGAGATCGAAGAACAGCGCCGCGTTGCCATTCGGATTGGCCATCGAAACAAATCGCTCTTATGCGTGGCGCCAATCGACGCGGTCGCGAACGTGCGCGAACACTTCGTCGAGGATGGCGATGCCGGCCTCGGCTTGCGCCTCGGTAATAACCAGCGCGGGATTGATTCGAATCTTGGGAAAGTAGCCCATGATCACCAGCCCGCGCTTGAGGCATTCGGCGAATATCAGCTCGGTGACTTTTTTGCCGAGCAGTTCCTTGGTCTCGAGATCGCGCACCAGCTCGACGCCGATCATCAGTCCCTTGCCGCGGACGTCGCCGACGAACTCGTATTTTTCTTTGAGTTGCACCAGCCGCAACAGCATCATCGCGCCGACCTTGCGCGAGTTCTCGACCAGGTGCTGTCTCTGAATCGCGCCAATCGTTTCCGCCACCGCCACCGCCGCGAGCGGATTCCCGCCATAGCTCGACGACGACGCGCTCGGCTTCGAGAACGGCTCCGCCTTGCCCAGCTCGTCGCTCAGCAGCACGCCCGAAACCGGATATCCGGAGCCCATCCCCTTGCCGACGGTGACGATATCCGGGCGAACGCCGCTGTGCTCGACGCCCCACCATTTTCCGGTCCGTCCGAAGCCGGTGATCATTTCGTCGGCGATCAGCAGCGCGCCGAAATCCTTGGCCACCGATTTGATCGCCGGCATCCAGTCGTCGGGCGGAATCACGTTGCCCGCGGTGCCCTGCATCGGCTCCGCGACGATCGCAGCGAGCGCGCCGCCGGAACTCATCTTGATTTGCTGGCGCGCGAAATCGACGCAATAAAGCCCGCACTCGGGATGCTTCAACTTGAACGGGCATCGGTAGCAGTCCGCGTATGGCACCGAGTATTGCCCGCCCTGCAGCGGGCCGTAGCCTTGCTTCGATTCGTCGCCGATAAGTCCGATCACGCCGCCGCTTTTGCCGTGGAAGCCGCCCCAGAAGCTCACGGCTTCGTGCTTGCCGGTGGCGGAACGCGCCAGCCGCAGGGCGGCTTCGACCGCCTCCGCGCCGCCGCTATATAGATGTGCGCGGTTGAGTCCGGCGGGCGCGACTTCGGCCAGCAGCTTGAACGCCGCCGCGCGCTCTTTGGTCGCGAACGTGCCGACCATCAGCCGCGACGCCTGACGCGCCAGCGCTTGGGCCAGTGCGGGATGCGCATGGCCGAGGCTTGCGACCCCGACGCCGGCGAAGAAATCGACGTAGGTGTTGCCGTCGGCGTCGGTAAGCGTCGCGCCTTCACCGTGATCGAACGCGAGGCCGGCGAGCAGTGAAATTCGCTGGCGGCCCGGCGCGATATATTTTTGTTCGGTGTCGAAGATCTCCTTCGACTTGGGGCCTGGAACCGAGGTGTGGATTGCCGGAAGTTTTCCGTCGCTGGTTGTCATCGAATGGTAGCGGTCCGATTCCTTGTTTGAATTTCTTGCCGCGTCTAGCGCGGGCGGCCAAGCAGACTCATCGCGCGCCGTGAGATCGCGCGAGCGGCAGGTCGGCGCACCCGGCTGTAGCTGGGCCAGTCGTTAAAATCGATAATCGCAAAACGATCGCCACTCAAGACCGCGTCGCCACCCCACGCCTCGAGCCCAAGCGCGGCGGCTGCCGCCAAAGCCGCTTCCGACAGCGCGCGCACAGCGGCTTCGGCGACTTCCTCGTCTTCGGGTTGAATGGTGAAATAGGAGACTCCGCTGACGCCGTAAAATTTGACGACCCGGCCCACGACTTCCTGCTGCAGGTAGGCGAAGCGGATTCCGCGCCGTGCGAAATCGGCGAGAATCGATTCGACCTCGGCGCGATCGCCGGCGCGTTGCACGTCTTCAGGGGCGAGCGCATGCAAGTCGCCGCGCTTGACGAACACGCCCGCCGACAAATCGAGCCCGGCAAGCTTGCGCGCATCGAGCGGCTCGTCCGCCTCCACCAGCGCGCCCGGCGGCGTCGGCACGCCGGCCCGCTCCAGCCCGGGCGCGAGCAGATCGCGGTAACAGTTGCGAATCGAGAGCGCGGAGTTGATCGCGACCGCTCCCGCCTGCTCGACTTCAGCCAGACGCTTGAGCGCGCGCGGCCCCTGGCACATCGGCAGCACGATATCGGCGCGGATAGCCGGGACCATCGCGAAGCTGACCGCATCGATCGCCTGAATTTCGACGCCTTCGCGCTCCAGTTCCGACAAGGTGGCGTCAAGAATCGCGGCGTCGGCCTCGATCTTGCCCGGTGAAAATTCGGGTTCCCGATAAATTCCCAAAGCTCGATAGCTCATGGCATCTTCCGTATCGCGATGCGCGCGGCGTCGAGGTCCGACGCTTCATCGACATCGATCGATCCTTCGATCTCAATCGCATCCAGTTGCATCCCGCGCTCAATGATCAGCGCGAGGAAGCGGCGGAGCGCGTCGAGTCCCGCGCGGCGCGCGTCAGCGGCATAGTCAAAAACTCGGGTCGACAGGGAATAGAGTCCCGCCGTCACCGAAGAAGTCTGTCGGTTGCCCAGCCGCAGGATCAACCCATTTTTTGTTACATCGGCGAAAAGTGGCCTGGCCTCGCCGCGCCATCGGGTGACGGCCAGCACGCCTGCCAATTTTTTCTCGCTGCAATCCTCGATTTTCCGCCGCGACTCATTAACAAAACGCGCCAACTCCGCCTGCGGAATTACGGCGTCCACGGTCGCCGCGATGAACCATCCCGGTTCCAGCAGGTCGCCCAGCGCCAGCATCGTTTCCATCGAGTTGGCGGTGTCGCGAACGACGAGCCGGACCGACGGCGGAATCTCGAGCGCCATTTCGCCCGCAAGCCGCGCCGTCTCGGAATTGATCACCGCGACCACCGAGGATGCGCCCGCCTCGATCAGCGCGCGCGCCTGCCGCGAGAGCATCGCCTCGCCGCCCAGCTTGACCAGCGGCTTGGGCATATCGTCGCGCGTCGAGCTGCGCAGCCGCTCGCCGCGGCCGGCGGCAATGATCGCTCCTTGCAATCCGTTCACCATTGAATTTGCGCAACTTCGTCGATCGAGCGGATCGTGATGTCGGCGGTGTCCCGCCAGGATGCATCGTCGCCGCATCGCGGCTCGGTGCGCAGCCAGACGGTTCGCATTCCGAGTTTGTGTGCGGGTGCGCAATCCTTGGTGAGGGAATCGCCAATCATCGCGGTCGATTCGGGCGCGCAATGCATTTTTTTCAGCGCGGCTTCGAAGATGGCCGCCGCGGGCTTGAAAATTCCAACGCGCGACGAATCGGCAGCCGCGTCGAAGAATCGATCCAGCTTCGCCTCCGCCAGGACGGCGTCGAGATTTCCATAGAAGTTCGAAACGACGCCCATTTTGAAGCGGCCCTCGAGCGTGCCGATAACCTCGCGGCTATGCGCCAGTCCGGCGGTCGTCTCGCGGGCGAAAGCGTTCGTGACGTGCTCGACGAAGCGATGGCGTCCCGCGGCGCCAGCGTCGCCGAGCATCGCGGCAAGCGGGACCGGCCCGCTTTTCCGCAGGTATTCGAATTGATGGCCCACGAGGAATCGCACCAGGTCCGTCATCCCGAAGCACGCCACGATCCTGGTCGCGCCGTATCCGATTCGCGTTGCGTGCTCGAAGGCCGGGTCGAGATCGGCGCGCGAAATTTCGATTCCCGCGGCGCGGTAGCTCGAGAGAAATCGAT comes from Candidatus Binatus sp. and encodes:
- a CDS encoding HAD-IIIA family hydrolase, producing MANPNGNAALFFDLGGTLVKLNDAREIPLDANGDVVVELLPGVAEKLRPMHDHLMFVVTNQAGIRRGRLTAGKMEAALAKLDHQLGDILTAWQICPHTDDDKCECRKPKGGMITELADLYGVDLASSTMVGDQEVDRLAAKAAGVAKFVAAKDFFGWQG
- a CDS encoding aspartate aminotransferase family protein, with amino-acid sequence MTTSDGKLPAIHTSVPGPKSKEIFDTEQKYIAPGRQRISLLAGLAFDHGEGATLTDADGNTYVDFFAGVGVASLGHAHPALAQALARQASRLMVGTFATKERAAAFKLLAEVAPAGLNRAHLYSGGAEAVEAALRLARSATGKHEAVSFWGGFHGKSGGVIGLIGDESKQGYGPLQGGQYSVPYADCYRCPFKLKHPECGLYCVDFARQQIKMSSGGALAAIVAEPMQGTAGNVIPPDDWMPAIKSVAKDFGALLIADEMITGFGRTGKWWGVEHSGVRPDIVTVGKGMGSGYPVSGVLLSDELGKAEPFSKPSASSSSYGGNPLAAVAVAETIGAIQRQHLVENSRKVGAMMLLRLVQLKEKYEFVGDVRGKGLMIGVELVRDLETKELLGKKVTELIFAECLKRGLVIMGYFPKIRINPALVITEAQAEAGIAILDEVFAHVRDRVDWRHA
- a CDS encoding NTP transferase domain-containing protein, with the protein product MNGLQGAIIAAGRGERLRSSTRDDMPKPLVKLGGEAMLSRQARALIEAGASSVVAVINSETARLAGEMALEIPPSVRLVVRDTANSMETMLALGDLLEPGWFIAATVDAVIPQAELARFVNESRRKIEDCSEKKLAGVLAVTRWRGEARPLFADVTKNGLILRLGNRQTSSVTAGLYSLSTRVFDYAADARRAGLDALRRFLALIIERGMQLDAIEIEGSIDVDEASDLDAARIAIRKMP
- a CDS encoding HAD family hydrolase, which gives rise to MATITALLFDFGGTLDGPAHWLDRFLSSYRAAGIEISRADLDPAFEHATRIGYGATRIVACFGMTDLVRFLVGHQFEYLRKSGPVPLAAMLGDAGAAGRHRFVEHVTNAFARETTAGLAHSREVIGTLEGRFKMGVVSNFYGNLDAVLAEAKLDRFFDAAADSSRVGIFKPAAAIFEAALKKMHCAPESTAMIGDSLTKDCAPAHKLGMRTVWLRTEPRCGDDASWRDTADITIRSIDEVAQIQW